Sequence from the Catenuloplanes indicus genome:
CGCCGGGGATCGTGACGCCCCAGCCGAGGTAGAGCCGCTCGAACACGGTCCACAGCGTGGCCCCGGACTCGATCATGAAGGCGTTCCGGCGCCGGTCGAACGTGACCTGCCGCATCGCGGACATGTCGATGATCACCTCGGCGCCGTCGCCGACGAAGTTCTCGTAGCAGTGCCCGCCGCTGCGCACGGTGATCCGCTTGCCCGCGCGGACCGCGCCGTCCACCGCGCGCACCACCTGCTCGGTCGTGGCGGGCAGCCGGAAGGACTCGGGCCGCGGGAAGAACCGCTCGCTCGTACGGCGCAGCACCAGGTCCTCGTAGCGGGCGTCGCCCGGCGTGATCAAGGGCGAGTCGCTCACCGTGCTCGCGGACGCCGGGCTGCCGGCCAGCGCCACGCCGCCCAGCGCCGCGGCGCCGGCGATGAACCCCCGACGGGTGGGACCAGACATCATTTCCTGCCTATCTGTCGGTCGATGTGCCGACGACGCTACGGCCGGCCACCGGGCGGGCGCGTCGTCCGGGCGCGGGCGGCGGATACCGCGGACGCGGTAGTCGCGCGACGGGGACTGGCGCGCGGCACTACCGTCGTGACCGTGCAGGCGGTGAGCGGACAGTGGTGGGCCCGGCGTCTCGACCGTTGCCGGGGCCCGCTCGGCGATGTGGTCCTGGCGACCGTCGGGGTCCTGTTCGTGCTGTTCACCGGCTACACCGCGGTGCACCCGGTGACCATGGTGCTGTCCGTGCTGTGCGCCGTCCTGCTCCTGGTGCGCCGCCGGTGTCCCGTACCGGTGCTGCTGGCCGCGGCCGCGCTGAGCATGGCCGCGGTCGTGGTGGGCCGCCCGCCGGACGGTCTGTTCATCGTGGCCGGCATGCTGACCTACGCCACCGCGCTGTACAGCCCGCGCCGCCAGCCCTGGTTCTTCGCGTTCCTGCTGTGGAGCTCGATCATGCTCGCCGGCTCGCTGACGTACTACACGGACTGGTGGAACACCGAGCAGTTCACCGCGTTCGCGCTGCTCGCCGGCGGCGCGGTGTGGGGCGATTCGGTGCGGACCCGCCGGGCGTACGTCGCGGAGGTGACCGACCGGGCCCGGCGGGCGGAGGAGACCCGCGAGGCGGAGGCACGCCGCCGGGTGACGGACGAGCGGCTGCGCATCGCCCGGGAACTGCACGACGTCGTCGCGCACCACATCGCGGTGATCAGCGTGCACGCCGGTGCGGCCGGCCACGTGCTGCGCGACGATCCGGAGAAGGTCTGGCCGGTGCTCGCGCACATCCGGACCGCCGCGGACACCGTCCTGCACGAGATCAAGTCGGTGGTCGCCGTGCTGCGCGACCCGGACGACGCGGCCGGCACCGAACCGGCGCCCGGCCTGGACCGGCTGCCGGACCTGCTGGCCGGGCTGGACGCCACCGGCTTCACGGTGCGGCACCGGCAGACCGGCGAGCCACGGCCGGTGCCCGCGGTGGTGAACCTGGCCGCGTACCGCATCGTGCAGGAGGCGCTGACGAACGCGCACCGGCACGGTGCCGGCGGCGCCACGCTGGACCTGGAGTACACCGCGGGCACCGTACGCATCGACGTCGTCAACCGGGTAGCCGGGCACCGCGACGGCCGGCCCGGCGCCGGGTTCGGTCTGCTCGGCATGCGTGAACGCGCGGCGGCCGCGCACGGCACGATCGAGGCCGGGCCGGCCCCCGGCGGGCTGTTCCGGGTCCGCGCCGAATTACCCACCGACGCCTCCACCTCCAGGGAAGGGTGACGTGAGCATCCGCGTACTCCTCGCCGACGATCAGGCGCTGATCCGCGCCGGATTCCGCATGATCATCGATGCGGAGCCGGGCCTGGAGGTCGTCGGCGAGGCCGCCGACGGCGCCGAGGCCGTCGAGCTGTGCCACCGCGGCCAGGTCGACGTGGTGCTGATGGACATCCGCATGCCGCGCGTGGACGGCATCGAGGCGACCCGCCGGATCGGCGCGGACCCGCGTCTGGCCGGCGTGCGGGTGCTGGTGCTGACCACGTTCGACGACGACGACAACGTCATCCACGCGTTACAGGCCGGGGCGAGCGGGTTCCTGGGCAAGAACGTGGCGCCGGGCGACCTGGTCAACGCGATCCGGGTGGTCGCGGCCGGGGAGGCGCTGCTGTCGCCGCGGGCCACCAGCGGGCTGGTCAGCCGGCTGATCCAGCACGTGCTGCCGCCGGCCAGCCAGCCCCCGGAGCTCGCGCTGCTCACCGATCGGGAGCGGGAGATCCTGTTGCTGGTCGCGCACGGGCTGTCCAACGACGACATCGCCGGGCGGCTGCATCTGTCACCGCTGACGGTCAAGACCCACATCAACCGTACGATGTCGAAGCTGCACGCCCGGGACCGGGCACAACTGGTGGTCTTCGCCTACCGGCACCGCCTGGTCCGGCCGGGCGACGCGCTGCCGGCCGGCCGGTGACTCGGAGATCGGCGACCTGCTCCCGACCGCGGACGATGCCGTGCACGGGGCGGAACGCCGGTCACGGACGGCGCCGGACGGGTGCTCCCGCGGGCCCGGCCGGGTCCGCGGGAGGCATCGCGGTCAGGGCTGCGCGGACGGCGGCAGGATGACGTTGTCGTACTTGTCGAGCAGCTGGGTCATGTGGTCGCCGAAGCGTTCCGGGCCCCACGGCTCCACCTGGACGCCGGGCTTCGGGTCGTCGCCGCCCTCCAGGAACAGGCCCTCGGGACCGCCCGGGGTGTAGAAGAACAGCATCGTCGCCGTACGGATGCCGGTGTTGAGGAAGCGGTGCGTGGCGCCGCGCGGGACGAACACCAGGTCGCCGGTGCGGGCGGTGAACGTGCGCTCGCCCTCCAGGAACTCCAGCTCGCCGTTGAGGAGGTAGAACGTCTCGTCGGCGTGGTTGTGGATGTGCGGCGGCGGGCCGCCGCCCGGCGGGACCGAGGCCTCGATCAGGCCGACCGTGCCGTTGGTCGCCTTGGCCTCGAGCTTCACGGTGTACACGTCACCCGAGAACCACTTGGCCGGCCCTTCACCGGCCGGTACGTGCAGGCCTCGCGCGGGCAGAACGAAACTCACCTGAACTCCTCCAAGATCGGGACATGCTGCCCCGATCCTGGGTGCCCGGTTCCCGTGCCGCGTCGGCACGAAATGCCTAAATCCGGTGCGCGGGTTGCCGATCCCGGTGCCGGGCGACGGTCACGGTGCGTCCGGCCGCAGGTCCAGCAGGCCGGCCGCGACCGCCCGGGCCGGTGCCTCGAGGGCCGCCTCCAGCTCCCGGAACACCTTCTGCGCGCGGACCCCCGGCCAGTCCGGCGGCAGGTGCTCGACGGGCAGCCGCGGGTCGTACCGGATCGCGTCGTGCCACTCGGCGATCAGCCGCAGCCGCGCGGCGAACGGGTCCGCCGGGATCTCGCCGTCCCACCCGGACAGGAACGCCTCGTACCGGGCGGCCAGCCCGGACAGGTCGTACGCGTCGCCGATCATGGACGCCACGTCGGTCAGCTCGTCGGCGCGGGCCCGGAAGACCCGCACGTGCGCGGCCAGGCCCAGGCCCGCCACGATCTCCGCCGTGGCGGCGTGCCCGGGCGCGATCCACAGCCCGCCCTGCAACGGGCCGAAGCCGGCCCAGGCGAGCCGGGAGCGCAGGTCGTGCCGTTGCCGCTGCCAGGACTCGGGCAGCGAGAAGCAGAGCAGCGTCCAGGTGCCGTCCCAGTCGTCGTTGACCGCGCCGGTGCGCCAGATCCGGGTCCGGCCGTCGCGCAGCACCGCGGTGGACCGGCCGGTCAGTCCGAAGTACATCCGGCGGCCGTGCCGGCGACGGCGCAGCAGGTCACGGGCGGCCATCCGGGTCAGCGTGGAGCGGGCCGCGTGCGCGGAGACGCCGAGCCGGTCCAGCGCGTCGACCACGCTGCCGGAGAAGACGCACACCTCCCGGTCCAGCACGAAGTCGCCGAGCAGCATGAGCAGCAGGTTCTGCGGGGTGGTCACCGTACACGACTCCGATGTTGGGCAGAATATTGACGGCCGTCAGCAAAGAGCCTAGCTTCGATGAAACGCTCCCGAAACGAGCACCTGGGAGGAACCCGTGCGCCGCACCGTGCCGCTCCTCACCACCCTGGCCCTCACGCTCGCCGCCGCCGGTTGCGGCTCCACCGGCGACGGTGGCGGCGACGAGCCCGTCCGGATCGGTCAGATCGTCTCGCTGACCGGCAACTACTCGCCGCTGGGCAGCGAGAACCAGAAGTCCGTCGCGCTCGCCGTCGACCGGATCAACGCCGCCGGTGGCATCGGCGGGCGCCGGATCGAGCTGACCGTCCGCGACGACCGGAGCGCCCCCGATCAGGCGGTGCTCGCGTTCAACGAGCTCAAGGGCGACTCCGACGCGATCATCGGCTCGCCGTTCTCCAACTCCGCACTCGCGGTCCTGCCGCTCGTCGACCGCGAGGAGATCCCGTACATCTCGCTGACCCCGGCGGACGAGCAGGTCCAGCCGGTCCGTCCGTACGTGTTCGTCGTGCCCGCCACCTCGGCCACGTACGCGCAGGCGGCACTGGAGTTCTTCCAAGCCACCGGCGTCAGCCGGCTCGCGGTCGCCTACGACGGCCGCAGCAGCTACGCCACCGCCGGTCTCAAGGGCCTGCGGAGCACATCCAGCGGGTACGGCGTGAGCCTCGCACCCGTGGAGGAGTTCCAGACCGGCACCACCGAGTTCGGCGCCGTCCTGAACAACGTGCGCTCCTCCGGTGCGCAGGCGCTGATGGTCTGGGCCACCGGGCCACCGGCCGTCGCGCTCACCAAGCAGTACGCCACCGCCGGCCTGGACATCCCGCTGGTGCTCACCGGCGCCCAGGCCAGCAAGCTGTTCCTCGACCCGGCCGGCCCGGCCGCCGAGGGTGTCACGATCGCGCATTCGATCGGCGCGGCCGGTGCCGCGCTGCCGCCCGGCGAGCAGAGGACCGCAGCCGACGAGCTGACCACCGCGTTCACCGAGGCGCACGGCTACCCGCCGCCGCAGTTCGCCCAGGACGGCTGGAGCGGCGTGCGGCTGCTCGCCGCCGCGATAGAGAAGGCCGGCGGCACCGACCGCGCGGCGGTGCGCGACGCGCTGGAAGGCCTCACGCTGACCACCCCGAACGGCACCTACCGGTACTCCGCCACCGACCACAGTGGGCTGACCACCGAGTTCGTCGTGATCAGCACGGTACGCGGCGGTGCGTTCGTACCCACCGAGTTCTCCGCGGCCCGGCTGGCCACGATCGGCGGCCGGTGATGGCGGCCGGCGCCGCGCTCGACGTCGCCGGCCTCACCCGCGCGTTCGGCGGCGTGCACGCCGTGCGCGAGGCGGGCCTGCACGTCGCACCCGGCGAGGTGCGTGCCGTGATCGGGCCGAACGGGGCCGGCAAGACCACGCTGTTCGCGCTGATCGGCGGCCAGCTCGCCGCGGACGCCGGTACGGTGCGCCTGGACGGCCGCCGCATCGACCGGCTGCCGCCGCACCGCCGGGCCGGGCTGGGCGTGGCCGTGGTGTTCCAGGCCGCCCGCGTCTTCACCGGCCTGACCGCGCGGGAGAACGTGATGGTCGGCGCGCACGCCGTGACCGCCGCCGGCTTCGTGGCTGCCGCGCTGCGGCTGCCCGTTCACCACCGGGAAGAACGGCTGATCCGGGCGCGCGCCGACGAGTGCCTGGCCCGCACCGGTCTCACCGCGTGGGCCGACCGGCCCGCCGGTGAGCTGCCGCTCGGCCAGCAGCGCGCGCTGCAGCTGGCCCGCGCGCTGTGCGGGCGGCCCCGGTTGCTGCTGCTCGACGAGCCCGCGTCCGGGCTGCGGGCGGCCGAGCGGGAACGGCTGGCCGGGCTGATCGCCTCGCTGCGCGCGGACGGGCTGACGATCCTGCTGGTCGAGCACGACGTGGCGTTCGTGATGCGGCTGGCCGACCGGATCACCGTGCTGCACCTGGGCCGGGTCATCGCGGACGGCCCACCGGCGCGGGTCCGCGCCGACCCGGCCGTGATCGCCGCGTACCTCGGCTCCACGGTGGAGCGGCGGGCCGCGGCATGAGCGCGGTCCTGGAGGTCCGCGATCTGAGCGTGCGCTACGCGGGCGCGACCGCGCTGGACGGCGTCTCGCTGACCGTGTCCGCCGGCGAGCGGGTCGCGCTGATCGGGGCGAACGGCGCCGGCAAGACCACCCTGGTCCGCGCGGTCTCCGGCCTGGTACGCCCGGCCGCCGGCACGGTGACCGTGCACGGCCGGCTGGCGCAGGTGCCCGAGGGCCGGGAGGTCTTCGGCGACCTCACGGTCGACGACAATCTCCGGCTCGGCGGGTGGCGCAACGGCCGCCGGGGCCGGGACACCACGGCGGTCTACGAACTGTTCCCCGGCCTGGCCCGGCTGCGGCGGCGGCGTGCCGGCACGCTCTCCGGCGGGGAGCAGCAGCTGGTGGCGATCGGCCGGGCGCTGATGGCCCGCCCGGACGTGCTGGTCGTCGACGAGCTCAGCCTCGGCCTGGCGCCGCTCGCGGTCGCGGAGATCACCGGCCACCTGCGCACGCTCGCCCCGGCGCTGCTGCTGATCGAGCAGAACGCCCGGCTGGCGCTGGAGCTGTGCACGCGCGGCTACGTGCTGGAGGCGGGCCGGGTCGCGCTGGCCGGTGACGCGGCCGGGCTGGCCGCCGACCCGCGGGTCGCCGCCGCCTACCTGGGCGGGCACGTGGCGGTGACGCCGTGATCGGCTACCTGATCACCGGGCTCGGCATCGGCGCGGGGTTCGCGCTGGTGGGCAGCGGGCTGGTGGTCATCTACCGGGTGACCCGGGTGGTCAACTTCGCGCAGGGCGCGCTGGCCGTGCTGGCCGCGATGCTGACCGCGTCGCTGCTGTCCGCCGGGCTGCCGCACGGCGTGGCCGAGACGCTCGGGGTGCTGGCCGGTGCGGCCGCCGGGCTGCTGACCGGCGTGCTGGCGATCGGCCGGCCGGGCACCGCGCCGGGTGCGTCGCTGATCGTCACGCTGGGCCTGGGGCTGCTGGCGTACGCGGTGGAGATCCTGATCTGGGGTGACCAGCCGCGCTCGTTCCCCGGGCTCGGCGGCGCGATCGACGTGGCCGGCGCCCGGGTGCAGGTGCACTACCTGCTGATCGTCGCGGTCGCCCTTCCGGTGTTCGCGGCCCTGGCGCTGTTCTTCGCGCGCACCGACCTCGGCAAGGCACTGTCCGCGTGCGCGTCCAACCCGTACGCGGCCCGGGTGGTCGGTATCGACGTGCGCCGGATGGGGCTGCTGTCGTTCGCGCTCGGCGGCGCGCTGGGCGGGCTGGCCGGCGTGCTGACCATGCCGGTGCAGCAGGTGAGTTTCGACAGCGACGTGGCACTGATCGTCAACGGGTTCGCCGCGGCCGTGCTCGGCGGGCTCACCCGGCCGGGCGTCGCGCTGGCCGGTGGTCTGCTGCTCGGCGTGGCACAGACCGTCGTGGCCGGGTACGGCGGCGGCGCGTACCGGCTGGAGGTGGCCCTGGTGGTGTTGCTGACCGTGATGATCGCGCAGGCCGTGCGGACCCCGCCGGCCCCGGAGGCGGCCGGATGAGGACGGGCTGGATCGCCGCCGGGCTGCTGGCGCTGGCCGTGCCGGTGCTGCTGCCGGAGCGGCACCTCGCGGTGTACGTGCTGCTCGCGCTCACCGCCACGGTCGCGGTCGGCGTGTCGATGCTGATGGGCTACGCCGGGCAGGTGTCGCTGGGCCAGGCGTCGTTCTACGCCATCGGCGCGTACGCCGCCGGGCTGCTCGCCGTGCACGGATGGCCGCCGCTGCTCGGGCTGATGGCCGCCCCGCTGGCCGCCGCCGCGGCCGCGCTGCTGGTCGGCGCGCCGCTGCTGCGCCTGCGTGGGCACCACCTGGCCTTCGCCACACTGGCCGTGCAGCTGATCCTGCTCGGGCTGCTCAGCCGCGGCGAGTGGGCCGGCGGCGCGATCGGCCTGCAGGGCATCCCGCGGTTCTCGCTCGGCGGCGTGGAGGTGCGCGCGGATCGCGGCTACGCCTACCTGGCGCTGGCGGTGCTGGCCGCGGTGATGCTGGTCTACCGCAACGTGGTCGTCTCCCGGGTCGGCCGGGCGCTGCGGGCCGCCGCCACCGGGGAGGCCGCCGCGGCCGCCTGCGGGGTACCGGTCGGCCGCTACCGGCTGGCGGTCTTCGCGCTCTCCGCCGCGTTCGCCGGGCTGGCCGGCGGCGTCTACGCGTTCTACCTCGGCTACCTGTCGCCGGGCTCGTTCCCGGTGCTGCTGTCCATCGAGTTCGTGGTGATGGCGGCCGTCGGCGGCCTGGGCACCGTGGCCGGCCCGCTGGTCGGTGCCACCGTGATCACGCTGCTGGTGCAGGCGCTGACGCTGCTCGGCACGCAGCCCGGCATGCCCGGGTACGCCCCGGCCGTGCTCTCCTACGCCGTCTACGGCCTCGTGCTCGTCGTCGCGGTGCTCTACCTGCCGCGCGGCATCGTCCCGTCCATCCGGCGTTCCTGAGGGGAAGATCATGAAGCTGACCGGCAGGGTGGCGATCGTGACCGGCGCCGGGCGCGGGCTCGGCCTGGCCTACGCGCGGGCGCTCGGCGCGGCCGGCGCCGCGGTCGTGTGCAACGACGCCGACGAGGCGAGCGCGGCCGCGGCCGCCGCCGGGATCGAGGCGGCCGGCGGCCGGGCGGTGGCCGAGCCCGGCGCGGTCGGCCCGAGCGAGGTGGCCGAGACGCTCGTGAAGCGCGCGGTGGCCGCGTTCGGCCGGCTGGACGCGCTGGTCACGAACGCGGGCGTGCTGCGCGACCGGATCCTGTGGCGGATGACCGACGACGAGTTCGACGAGGTGGTCGCCGTGCACCTGCGCGGCACGTTCACCTGCGTGCGGGCCGCGGTGCGGCAGCTGCGGGCGCAGGGCGACGGCGGCCGGATCGTCACGGTCGGCTCCCCCGCCGGGCAGCGCGGCAACCCGGGGCAGACGAACTACGCGGCGGCCAAGGCGGCGATCGTCGGCATGACGCGCACCTGGGCGCTGGAGTGCGCCCGCGACCGGATCACCGTCAACGCGGTCGTACCGGTCGCCGCGACCGCGATGACCGCGACCATCCCCGCGTTCGCGCCGCACGTGACGGCCTGGCGGGACCGTGGCGTGCCGCTGCCGGACTGGCTGCGTACCGGGGAGGGGTTCGGCACCGCGGAGGACGCGGCCGGGCTGGTCGTCTTCCTCGCCTCCGCGGCGTCGGGCGGCATCACCGGGCAGGCGATCGGGATCGGCGGCGACCGGCTGACGCTCTGGACGCACCCGGCCGAGACGGTGGCCGCGCACCGCGGCGGCGGCTGGGACGGCGACGGCATCGCCGCGGTGTGGGAGCCGCTGTTCGGCGCGGCCGTCCAACCGGTCGGCATCCCGGCGCCCCGGGAGCCACGGCCGTGACCGGCTACGCCGCGATCGACATGCACGTGCACGTGGAGGTGTCCGCGGCCGGGCACCCGTCGCTGCCGGCGCACCTGATGGCCGCCTCGGCCGCGTACTTCAAGGTGGCCGGTGGGGCGCGGCAGCCCGGGGTGGACGAGATCGCCGCCTACTACCGCGAGCGGCGGATGGCCGCGGTCGTGTTCACCGTCGACGCGGAGACCGCGACCGGGCATCCGCCGATCTCCAGCGAGGAGATCGCCGAGGCCTGCGCCGGGCACGCCGGCACGCTGATCCCGTTCGGCAGCGTCGACCCGTGGCGGGGCCGTGCGGCGGTCCGGCAGGCCCGCGGACTCGTCGAACGGCACGGGGTGCGCGGTTTCAAGTTCCACCCGAGCCTCCAGGCGTTCGCCGTCAACGACCGCATGGCCTACCCGCTGTACGCGGAACTCGAGGCTCTGGGGGTGGTCGCGCTGTTCCACAGCGGGCAGACCGGGATCGGGGCCGGCACCCGCGGCGGTTCCGGGATCCGGTTGCGGTATGCGAACCCGCTCGACCTCGACGACGTGGCCGCGGACTTCCCGGACCTGCGGATCGTCATCGCGCACCCGTCGTTCCCGTGGCAGGACGAGGCGCTGGCCGTGGCCACCCACAAGCCGAACGTCCACATCGACCTGTCCGGCTGGTCGCCGAAGTACTTCCCGCCGCAGCTGGTCCGCTACGCCAACACGCTGCTGTCCGACCGGGTGCTGTTCGGCTCCGACTTCCCGGTGCTGACGCCGGACCGCTGGCTGGCCGACTTCGCCGCGCTGGACATCAAGCCCGAGGTGCGGCCGGGGATCCTGCACGGCAACGCGGCCCGGCTGCTCGGAATCGGGGTGCGGCCCGATGCGTAACCAGGGTGTCGGGTCGTGGGCGGCCCGCCGGGCCCGGATGGCACCGGACCGGGTCGCGCTGATCCACGAGGGACGGTCGCACACGTACGGCGAGGTGGCGGCGCGGGCCGGCACGCTGGCGCACCGGCTGGCCGGGCTCGGCGTGCGCCGCGGCGACCGGGTCGCCCACCTCGGGCCGAACCACCCCGCGTTCCTGGACGCGCTGTTCGCCACCGGCCTGCTCGGCGCCGTGTTCGTGCCGCTGAACACGCGGCTGGCCGCCCCGGAACTGGACTACATCATCGACGACTGCGGCGCGCGGTTGCTGCTGTGGTCACCCGCCTGCGCCGCGACCGTGGCGGGACTGCGCACGGGCGCGCGGGCCGTACCGCTGGACGACGTCCCCGGGGTGGCCGGTGAGCCGGCCGACGTGGACGTGACGGACGCCGAGACCTGCATGATCATGTACACCTCGGGCACCACCGGCCGGCCCAAGGGCGCCATGCTCACCCACGCGAACATCGCCTGGAACTGCGTCAACCTGCTCATCGACGTCGACCTCAGCGGCGACGAGGTCACGCTGGTCAGCGCGCCGATGTTCCACGTCGCCGCGCTCAACCAGACCGTGCTGCCCACGTTCCTCAAGGGCGGCGCCTGCGTGCTGACCGGTGGCTTCGACGCGGAGGCGACGCTCGACCTGATCGCGGCGCACCGGGTCACCTGCCTGTTCGGCGTGCCCGCGATGTTCGCCGCGATCGCCCGCTCGCCGCGGTTCGGCACCGCCGACCTGAGCTCGGTGCGGTCGCTGCTCTGCGGCGGCGCTCCGGTCCCGGAGCCGTTGATCGCCACGTACCAGCGGCGCGGCCTGACGTTCCTGCAGGGGTACGGGATGACCGAGTGCTCCCCCGGCGCGCTGTTCCTGCGCGCGCCGGAGAGCGTACGCAAGGCCGGGTCGGCGGGCACGCCGGTGTTCTTCGGCGACGTGCGCGTGAGCACGCCCGGCGGCGGCGACGCCGCGCCGGGCGAGACCGGGGAGATCCTGGTGCGCGGCCCGACCGTGATGGCCGGTTACTGGGGGCTGCCGGACGAGACCCGCGCCGCGCTCGGCGACGACGGCTGGCTGCGCACCGGCGACCTCGCGGTCACCGACACCGAGGGTTTCGTCTACGTCCGCGACCGGGTCAAAGACATGATCATCTCCGGCGGGGAGAACATCTACCCGGCCGAGGTCGAGGCCGCGCTGCTCGCCCACCCCGCGGTCGCCGAGTGCGCCGTGGTCGGCGTGCCGGACGCGCGCTGGGGCGAGGTCGGCCGGGCGTTCGTGGTGTCCGCGTCCGCGGTGGACGCCGCCGAGCTGCTGGCGTTCCTGGACGGCCGGATCGCCCGTTACAAGATCCCAAAATCCGTCGTGTTCACCGAGGCCCTGCCGCGTACCGCCTCCGGCAAGGTCGTCAAGGCGCGGTTGCGCGCGCCCGTCCCCGATCGGAGGACCCCATGACCACCACCGTGCGCGGGCTCGGCGAGCTCGCCCGGACCGCCGGGCTCGACCTCGGCCACAGCGACTGGATCGAGGTCACCCAGCAGCGGATCGGTACGTTCGCCGACGCCACCGGCGACCACCAGTGGATCCACGTCGACCCGGCCCGCGCCGCGACCGGCCCGTTCGGCGGCACCATCGCACACGGCTACCTCACGCTGTCCCTGGTCATCCCGCTGTGGACGTCGCTGCTGGCGATCGAGGACGTGGGGATGGCGATCAACTACGGCCTGAACCGGGTGCGGTTCCCCACCCCGGTCCCGGCCGGGTCGAAGGTGCGGCTGCACGCCAGGGTCCTGCACGCCCGGGAGGTGCCCGGCGACGGGGTGGAGCTCACGGTGGCGATGACCGTGCGGTGCGAGGGGGCCGAAAAACCGGCCGTGGTGGCCGAGGCCGTCTACCGCTACTACCCCCGCTGAGGCCGCGATCCCCGCGCACGGTCAGTGCTCTCGAGGACGATGAGAGTCCCGGCCCGGCGCTGGCGGACGTGCTCTGGGAACTGTCCGCGGTGCTGGCCGAGCGCGCTCACGTCCGGGCGGTCATCGACGACCTGGAGACCGCGCAGCTCGGCACCGGACCGGCCGCGGAGACCGTCGACCGGATCACCCTCGGTCGTGCCCGGGTGCGGGAGATGGACCAGGTCGTCGACTCCTACGCCGGTCACGTCGACGTCCTGGCCTCCACGGTGAGCGACGTCGTCCGGGAACAGGAAGCGGCTGACCGGTACGAGTCGGCGCTGCGCAACTCGGACTTCCTGACCGACCCGGCGTCCGGCCCGGCCACCGGCCCGTCCGCGGCAGCCGAGCTGGCCGAGCGGATGGCGGCCGTGCTCGACGCCTACCGCGACCTCACCCGGCGACAGTCCGGTCAGGCGCGGTGCCACTTCTGGTTGACGGTGCCGCGGCACTCCCAGATCTGCAGGCGCGCGCCGTACTCCGGGTTCCAGTCCTTGATGTCGAGGCACTTGTCGGCCTGCGGGTTGACCACGTCACCGGCCTCGGTGAGCACCCACTGCTGCGCCGGGTTGCCGCTGCAATGGGCCAGCTGGACCGGTGCGCCGTCGTCCCTGGAGCC
This genomic interval carries:
- a CDS encoding MaoC family dehydratase, with the translated sequence MTTTVRGLGELARTAGLDLGHSDWIEVTQQRIGTFADATGDHQWIHVDPARAATGPFGGTIAHGYLTLSLVIPLWTSLLAIEDVGMAINYGLNRVRFPTPVPAGSKVRLHARVLHAREVPGDGVELTVAMTVRCEGAEKPAVVAEAVYRYYPR
- a CDS encoding SDR family oxidoreductase; the protein is MKLTGRVAIVTGAGRGLGLAYARALGAAGAAVVCNDADEASAAAAAAGIEAAGGRAVAEPGAVGPSEVAETLVKRAVAAFGRLDALVTNAGVLRDRILWRMTDDEFDEVVAVHLRGTFTCVRAAVRQLRAQGDGGRIVTVGSPAGQRGNPGQTNYAAAKAAIVGMTRTWALECARDRITVNAVVPVAATAMTATIPAFAPHVTAWRDRGVPLPDWLRTGEGFGTAEDAAGLVVFLASAASGGITGQAIGIGGDRLTLWTHPAETVAAHRGGGWDGDGIAAVWEPLFGAAVQPVGIPAPREPRP
- a CDS encoding amidohydrolase family protein: MTGYAAIDMHVHVEVSAAGHPSLPAHLMAASAAYFKVAGGARQPGVDEIAAYYRERRMAAVVFTVDAETATGHPPISSEEIAEACAGHAGTLIPFGSVDPWRGRAAVRQARGLVERHGVRGFKFHPSLQAFAVNDRMAYPLYAELEALGVVALFHSGQTGIGAGTRGGSGIRLRYANPLDLDDVAADFPDLRIVIAHPSFPWQDEALAVATHKPNVHIDLSGWSPKYFPPQLVRYANTLLSDRVLFGSDFPVLTPDRWLADFAALDIKPEVRPGILHGNAARLLGIGVRPDA
- a CDS encoding acyl-CoA synthetase, which encodes MRNQGVGSWAARRARMAPDRVALIHEGRSHTYGEVAARAGTLAHRLAGLGVRRGDRVAHLGPNHPAFLDALFATGLLGAVFVPLNTRLAAPELDYIIDDCGARLLLWSPACAATVAGLRTGARAVPLDDVPGVAGEPADVDVTDAETCMIMYTSGTTGRPKGAMLTHANIAWNCVNLLIDVDLSGDEVTLVSAPMFHVAALNQTVLPTFLKGGACVLTGGFDAEATLDLIAAHRVTCLFGVPAMFAAIARSPRFGTADLSSVRSLLCGGAPVPEPLIATYQRRGLTFLQGYGMTECSPGALFLRAPESVRKAGSAGTPVFFGDVRVSTPGGGDAAPGETGEILVRGPTVMAGYWGLPDETRAALGDDGWLRTGDLAVTDTEGFVYVRDRVKDMIISGGENIYPAEVEAALLAHPAVAECAVVGVPDARWGEVGRAFVVSASAVDAAELLAFLDGRIARYKIPKSVVFTEALPRTASGKVVKARLRAPVPDRRTP